The segment ATACATAAATTAACGTCATTGAGATTGAGGAATCAGGAGAGGCCACTAGTAAGCgtgattattatattgaatgTGATTTAATGTGTATGGGATATGTGTGATCCTAAttggtgtattgttgttgtcctTTTTCTTCTAAGGTTAACAACCTATTTAGATTTGATTAAATCATCAAAACTAGGAGTTGTTTCCGTCCATCTTGATTCCACCCACAGTACACTGATACAAGTAAATGTCCTGCATTAGAAacgttacttaagtaaaagtaagtGAGTATATCAGCAAAATGTATAGTATTTAAACGTAAAAGTATATGCAAAGAAACATACCAAATATATAAAATTGTTCAAAACAAATAAGTAAATTAACTTAATGCTCATGCCAAATACTTACTAATCTCTAAACTGGGTAGCTGATTAACAGATTTAGCTGTTCTCACTCATTTACAACTTCATCCGACTGCTTTGGCCATGCTTCAGTATTATTGCTTCAGCTTCTTTTTTAATGAAAGATATTTCTATACTCCTCCCCACTCAGTCAGCCATTCTGTTTCCTTCAATGCCCTAAATGTTGGGACTAGATTACACACACAGGCCTGCTCAATCACTTCATCAGGCAATAATGTGTTCCACCTGTGTGTGGTTATATCTGCTGAGCAGGACCCTCCCTCATCCTCAACAACTTCATTTAAAAAGTGCAAAAACCAGGTACCTTCACAGTTAGGGAAACAATTATCTCAGACTCCTAGATGTGACATACAGGACCAACCTTGACGTCTATTGTTCCTGTCCTTTagggacacaggctgcttcagctaataatgttattgtctctgtcctttaaggacacaggctaCCAAAAATGTTATTGTCtctgtcctttaaggacacaggctgccaataatgttattgttcccatttctgtgaccggtcaatactaggtcacagatggtctttgttgtgggtgccctgggacacttccttctttgttgtttatgGACTCCAGATTATGACatattcgaggccataagtggcggacgcaggtaactcagtgtgcccaaactgtctaaagctatcttatcaaaacatgttgattactctctcttgaaaccagttaaatgggctagcaagagagaggcgctccagaattgacgtggcaatccacccgtgcagtcagaccgtgactgctgtgacttgtgatgtgaatgccGAAACTCCAAATAAAATCATCAgtggtttgacatcaaagctcctgctctaccttgtctccttcctgagtcggtgactcccactacattgctacacagaagtttccactACATTCACCAGTCTCCCAACTCTTGCCATGGGTTGTTTAGCTGGATTGGggtttgtagttttgtttttttatgtatatattttaaattaaggtttatttttctttatacatttaaaacatattcaatCTTTTTCAGGTGGTTCATTCTCCTTGTAGCAGTTGTTAACATTGAGGCACAAAATAAGCCCCCAATAGGTACGTTTTTGTCATTTTGTGATATTTTTCAACACACTTGTGTGCTGCTATCTAATATAAATGTTTAATCCCAGAGATAAACTCTAAATGCCTTGGAAACTTGCTGCGTGTGGATGTCAGTCGACTTGGAGGAAGTTTTCTTGAAGTGTCCGCTGTCATAAGTAAGCTGACATTTCAAGTATATAGCTTTCTCTTAACTTAATCTAACTTTTAATTCAAACTTTTCTTGTTTGTTTCCTCAGATAACTCTTCAATCATCCTCACGCCAAGTTTATCTTCTAAGTGTGGCTTCACCATCAAGAAATACCACCTGGGAAACGCTGTGATTTATGCCTCCATCCAAaactgttttgctcaaaatgtgGTAAAAACGACTGAATGCTAGTTTGTGACGCAGCACCAAATGTTGCTTTTGACGTGGCAATTCATTTTGAGACTTGTTGCCATGTGTTTTTAGGACGATAAAGCATTCACAACAAAACTAGGTCTGCGGCTACAATCTGACAATGTGGTAGACAAGTTTTACCTGGTGGAAGAAACTTGCTACTACTCTGCCTGGGCCTCCCGGGAAATTATCTGTAAACCCAACTACATGGAGGCAAGTGAACGCAGCATGGCATGTTCCCGTCTAGATGATTAGTGGCCTGATGCCTCGTATGAGTGTCAAGGCCGGTACATTTCATGTCACTGCAGAGATTGATTATCTCTtatggagtggcctcatttctaGGTGTCTGTGAAAAAAGCAGCTCCAAATGATTATAACCTGCCTGCATACCCCTACTCGGATCCCCGAAAAGCTGCTGAGGTAAGATTGGCTAattttgccttttttttttcttcttttcttaTTCTAGAAACATCTTGTATGTAATGTCTTGATATTTGCTTCACAGCAGCCCATGGACGCAGGCTTCAGAATCGCCACAGTGGTGTTCCTCACTCCTGAGGAGAGGGTCATGCAGGTGGACGAAGCCCAGAGAAATGGTTATGGGATCTCAAGCACTTCTACTAGGCTGGTTCTGCGAAGCCCAAATCCTTCACGTGAAACATACACCAAGGATGTAAGTGGACTGCAGTTCACTGAGATTCAAACAACTCTCACTTGATATCTTTCCCCTCAGGCAGACTTGTTGAATCACTTGCAGCCAATTAGGTACTTGCTTACACTTACAGCCATAGATACAATAATGTAATCAGATGCATTACTTTGTCTGGAATCTAGTTGGCACTCTTAAATCAGTGAGTTCTTATTTATAACCCCCCATATTTTTAGGAGGGAAATTATTATGTTACCACGGTACGCATTTATATCCACATGTTGTGTAATCTCCCCCCACAGGTAGCCGGTGTGCCGATGACTGTGCTCAGCACCTCGATTATATTTGAGAAGACGAAGCTGACGACTCAACTTTATGCAGGAGCCGCTTGTCCTCGAGCTCAGGGTAATGTAAAGAGACTCACTGATGTCATGTCTTCTAGTGTTTTTCATTGGGAATTTGGGGCACTTTTTACTGTCgggaattaaaaaaaacatctgcCACTATATTATTTCTGCTTCcagcattttttaaatatcaaaCTTTTCTAAAAATGTAGCCAAAAATATCTTCCCCACCAGAATTTTTATCTAGGAAGaagtgctttatttatttaaatgatactTTAAGgatgtgttactgtatgtcgTTGTAAAGCTGCTAAATTCATAATTTGAATTCTCTTTTTTCAGattgtttaaataaaatacGAAGGATTAACCATTTGTTCAGTCAAAATGTTTTGAGGATTTCACTATTTTGGAAACATTAGCCCTTTTCCTTAAAACTTTCCATGTTAGACCCTAAgtgctgtatatatatattttttggtgTACAGGTGGGGTTTTCTTTACTGAAACCTCAATCCGCTGGTTCCTGCCGAGGCGCATTGCGCCTCTGATTTGCCCGAAATACTTCAGActgttggaggtgaacatgggCGTCAATGGGAGGAAGCTCGAAGCTTCAGAGATATCGGCCAGAAGCTATTCCCTGACTCTCGATTACCTTTACGTCATTGTTGAAATTCCTATTGGGGCTGCTGGTTGCCAGATCAAGGTTAGATAAAACAATTTAGTCCATAAATTGACGAGGTCGTTTTAGTCATGCAgctatgcaaaaaaaaaatctgaaataCTACAAAAGGGCAAAATGTAGATGTTTATATTTCTTGGATCTAAATAATTTCTCACAACAGTGGAGAAATCGGCGTAGTTAAATGGTACATTAAAGTCATTTTAGACTTTAGAGACAGTTTAACAAGCATTCACACTTTGTTGTTTCATGGAAGataacactactgaaatcctgttGGTATgtacaaaacaaatgtaaacgGATCGTTTGAGTATGTTTGACTGTTGCATCATCTAGTGCTTCATTGCCAGACAAAtgtcactttttcttttaatctgtAGATGATGATGTTATTCAGGAAAGGCCTTACTCAGGATGTTTGTTTATGCAGAGTCATGCCCAGGATGGTCAGTACTTCACTTCTTATATGAATGAGCTGATGCTCGAGTTGCTCTGGACTGAAGACAACACTAATGAGGACACGAGATACAGAGTCTTCCTCCCTGTCGAGACCCCCCTGCAGCTTCAACCTCCACAAGTCATTGACGGTGAGTCATATTATCTTGGTACTCATGCTACTTTTTTTACATAAAATGCAACCTGCCATaatttcttcatttttgacctACAGCCACTGTTCCCAAGGAGATGATGTTTAAGGTGTTGATTGGGCCGGTGGGCTATGATGTAATGCTAAAGAACATCAGGTCCCCCTATGAGGTTTTGTCCTTGGCCGACTGCTTTGCCAGAGGCTTTAAAGTCTTTGACAACATGTCCCCTAACGGTTGCTCCAAGGTCTATACTGTTGAAGTGCCCTTCACGGACCGTGTCGTAGGACAAATGGTGAGCCTTACACTCAACGTGGGAAATGcgtttatttttttcttttgtcaGCTAATAACTATCTGTTTCTCCCAACAGAAAGAAATGGGAGTTACAATTTACACCCTTTATCTGACCTTTGGCTTCCTGGTCCTGCCAAAGCATGCTCCATTTACTGCCACTGCATATCTGAGAGCTAAACTGGAAGACATAGGTCTGTACCCATGGATAAGAGGAATTCATAACAAAACGAGCACAGTTGTTTCAAAGTATTTTCCTCCCTCTGCAGATCCTccctctgcagctcctccctctgcagatcctccctctgcagctcctccctctgcagctcctccttctgtagctcctccctctgcagctcctccctctgtagctcctccctctgcagctcctccctctgtagctcctccctctgtagctcctccctctgcagctcctccctctgcagttCCTCCGTCTGCAGCTCCTCCGTCTGTAGCTCCTCCCTCTGTAGCTCCTCCGTCTGTAGCTCCTCCGTCTgtagctcctccctctgcagctcctccctctgtaGCTCCTCCCTCTATCTCAGGTAGCTGTGATGATAAGAATTTCTATGTCCTCGTGAAATACGGGACCAAAGGATTCAACTTTCAGACCATAATGGGAAAACGAATGCTGAACGAGAGCCTGGCTCAGCAGTACGGCATCATGGGGAACGACACACATTTCAGTTTGATTGTACCATCTTCTGCAGCTGATGCTACGGTCGAGGTATGACTCTTAACCAAAGTTTTAAATGTGCAGGGATTTGGCAACATTTGTCAAGATGATAGTCCTCTATAAATCATAATGTATTGTTTCTGAAAACTTCTCAGGCTGTTGAGTCGTCATCCATCAGGAGCAGACTGGATGTGACTCTGAGATATCCGAAGACCAACAAAACTATCCAATACTTCTCCTTGGCTTGCAACTTCGTCACAAAGCTAATTGGTTTGTTAAAGAGAATACGTTTTCTTATGTAGGCTTGAATCTCCAATGCATACAAATGTCTGATCGTCTTTTTCAGAGTGTTTCCCTAATGGGACCATCACGGCTATGGCTATAACCCTGGAGTCTGTTCCCAGTCTGAACCCCCGACGGCTCACCCTCAGAGACCCCGCCTGTGGCCCCACATACAGCAATGACCAGTACGCTTATTTTGTCTTCACTGCAAACTCCTGTGGGACGACCAGAAAGGTAAAGCATGCTGCTGAACAGCTTGCTGTTTGCGGTAGGATTAAAACTGAGAAACGACTTCTTTCAATTTGTCTTTTCTTAGTTTTTGCCCAatatgatgctgtatgagaatgaAATCTCCATCACAGATGAACTTGAATTGGGAAAGCTGTCACAGTCGAAGGAGCCGGAGTTTGAGTGAGTATCTCGAGACTTAGAATCACCAAGCTGAAGGTTGGATGATTAATCTATTATCAAAGCTGTTTGAAAAATGACATGGAAGATTAATTAACAAAGTGCTTCCGGTTTTGTAAATGTCAGCTTTTTAATGCTTTCTGTTTGTCTTAACAAGATAAACTTCAGGTCATTGGGTTTTAGACTTTTGGTCAGAAAAGAAAAATTCTCATCTtggacattattcacagttgcATGTTTTTGGAGCAAAACGGTTAAAGGCGGCCTATTTTCAGTTACAAAAACCATATTTGTAACTCGATGGGAGAActtcaatacaatacatttaaaaaatcagtTATTTGTAGCCGTAAACATTCATATTCACCATTATGTAAACTGACAGTCTGACgccaactttaaaacaaatgcagaGACTTTGTAGGCTAACCACGTGACAAAACTTAGAACTTTAAAGACTCTTAAATGGTATTTTCCTTATCGGAAGTCAACTGGTACGCGATAAAGCCTTCTATGGTGCAATCCCAGATGTTACCGGTGCCAATGGGTAACAATTTAACAGTTCTAAGTGTCCCCCCTTAAGAGTTTTCTTCTTTCAGGCTTAAGGTGTTGTGTTACTATGACATCAACACAAACCAGGCTATGGGCTTCAACAGCCGACCTCGCAGGAGTGAACCGTACGCTGACGATGCACGAGGCGAGATGCAGGTTGAAATGAGAGTTGCTCTGGGTAAAGAAAGTTCTTCAGGCCTTGTGTGTTATTTCTTTTTCTCGCATGCTTGCCAAGGattagatttattttttaagtcTTTGAAGTCCTCCCAAAGCTAGAAACTGGGGGAAGAGTTCTATCATGTCAACACGTTGAAAAAGCTTAATGCAAAGAGACAGGATAACACTTTCTATCAAAATGCAGGATTTTGGGTAACTTGGAGACAGTTCATATGAATCTAGTTACTTTAAGTAAttggaatgttttttttttcataaagTTATTCTTTAAACCAATGAACTGAGTTGGCACCTGGGATGTTGACTACAAACAAATTAAACTCTTCTGCATTATGTACCCTAATGTTTCTATTCCTCTCTGAATCCTTAATAATTCGGGCCAACATGTTCTGCTTTACTTCAGACGACTCTTACAGTGCGTTTCACCGCGTAGAGGACGATCCCATCACAAAGTACCTACAACAGCCGCTGTATTTCGAGGTGGAACTGATGGGATCTTACAACCCTAAAGTATCTCTTGAGCTGGCGCACTGCTGGGCGACGCTGGAGGAGGACAAGATGTCCCTCCCTCAATGGGACCTCATTGTTAACGGGTAACttgtatatatatttagttttcttgTCCCAGTGAACTGTTTGTCAAACTGTACAAAATGGATGGTTTAAAAATCATAGGGTGCTAATGTTGCAGACTTTAGGACATCTTTACCCAAAtacaatatttttattttctccatcaGTTGTGCAAACTCAAGGGACCCGCACCCAGTGATCTTCCACTCTGTTTTGCCTAAGGGCAGAGTTCATTATCCTTCCAACTTCAAGCGGTTTGAGGTCCCTATGTTTGCCTTTGCTGAAGACAAGGATAACTTGAACCGTCAGGTACTATCAGTCATAAGAATAAATGgtcttgttttttattttttgatgtTCAGATTTTGGAAAACAAAAGTACGCTGTCtataacaacccttaaatctgtTCATATCTTGTAGGTCTTTGTCCACTGTGAGGTGGTCATCTGTGATGTTAGAAATCCAGTGGATGTGCAGTGTTCAGACCAGGACAACACGATGAAGGGTATGCTCTCATACATGCTGATTTCATTATCCAGTAATGTACAATAAGGTTTACACGTGTTGGCTCAAATTATCAAATGTGACGATGGCTTTTGAATAAAGTGGctaagatatatatattttcttttttctcccaCAGGTCAAAAACTTGCCGTTTCAGATGACCCTGGTTTCAAAAGCGTGACTTCGGGACCAATCATTATAATGCGCTCCTAAACAAAGTCCTAATAAAATAATTCACACTTATAGTATTTACTTGGGAATATTGGAGATTTTTTTCATCTATAGTTGTGTTTTCTATGGTTATGGGGAGGTCCAAACTGATTCTCCATTTCAAATCACATATATTTAAATGTAGTATGTAGGCCTACTGCTGTTTTGGACTTCCAGTGAAGAAGAAGTCATCTTGCCAATAACGAAGTAAAGGCCAGAATATCAAATTGCCCCGAGTTGTATCTGTTGTAATCTTCTGGGCACCCAAATATGGCAATATGGGGACAGACTTTCACAGTGAGTATTTTTGAGATATCCTCAAAACTTCTGCCAAAAGGAAAACACTAATGGGCAGGAGAAGAACATATGGGATAGGTTGCAGGGAGAGGCTTGACATTTGTCACAGATGTCAATAACAGTGGGATATATTTGTGACAATCGTGCCTTGAGAAATGAACCCTGTACAGCACCTTGAACTGTATGAGTGAGACGAGCACAGGATGAACTCGTATGAATCCTGTTAAGAGCAGTGTCCCACCAGTGATCACCCAAGCTCACACCTAGCTCAGCCTCCCAGGCAGCCTTGATTTTAGTGGTATGTGTGTGAGCTGTCATCGGTCAGGAGTttgttatatatttttgaaataagTGACTTTTGAAGGGGATCGGAACAAAGAAACTCATCCCATATTTGATTTGGGGGTAGAGGGGGAAAGGATGGAAACAGGGATTTGGAATAGTGTCTAATTTGGAAATAACGAAAAAGGTGAGATGTTGGGATTTCAAATTCCCTTGATATATCAGTAAAACTACGAAAGGTATTATCCTTATAAAGCTCTCTAAAAGTCCTCAGGCCCTTCTCATGCCATACAGAGAAAGTGGGGTCAGCTAAGGCAGGTCGGAATAAATGGTTTTCCAATAAGGGAGCTAAAGTGGATGCAGAAGTAAACTTAAAATGCCTCCTAaattggtagtagtagtagatttACTTATGGGTGCCTTTCCATTCCATAAAAAGCCAGAAATAACCTGATCAAGAGTCTTACAAAAATGTTTACGTAGCAATAGGGGGAGACATTGGAAAATAAATAGGTACTTAGGAAGAATGTTCATTTTAACCGTGTTAATTTTACCTATAAGCGACAGAGGTAAACTCTTCCATCTTTGAAGGTCTGACTTGATTTTAGACATTAAAGGGGAGATATTGGCAGCGAAAAGGGAACTTAGTGTTCTTGTTACATTGATACCTAGATACATAAAGCCAGAGGGGCTCAATCTGAAGGGGATATCGGACTGGTTCAATTGTGATGCCAGAGCGTTAACAGGATAACATTCGCTTTTGGAAATCTTCACTTTGTAACCTGAGAATGAACCAAATTTCGTAAAAAGATACAATTGCTGGTATAGAGTTACTGGAGCTTGAGACATACAACAATAAATCATCCGCGTACAGGGACAATTTAAATTCCATCCCCAGCCGCGATATCCCAGTGAAAGTGGTTGAGGTCCTCAGATATATTGACAGGCTCTATGGCTAACGCAAAAAGCAAAGGAGATAGTGGACATCCCTGACGGGTACCTCTGGATAAAGTAATATAAGGAGATTGAATGCCATTAGTGGAAATACTAGCTTGTGGGGATGTATAAAGAAGGcgtatccatgaaataaatataTGACCCAGCCCAAATGTACTCAGTACAGTAAGTAAATAGGGCCAGgagattttttattttgcatGTTATTTATAGCGAGGGAGATCTCATCTGAGGTTAATGGAGAATCAAGTTCTTTTGAAACACCAGGACCTATAGTAGGGAAATTGAGATTGTCAAAGAAAGCGCCCATCTCAGAAGTGTTGGATGGCGATTCAGACTTGTATAGAGAAGAATAGAATGAGCCAAAGACTGAGTTAATGGTACTAGGATCGGTATGCACCGTGCCTGATGAATCTTTTATCTGGAGGATTAAACGTGAGGCTGCCTGACGATGCAATTGGTGGGCCAAAAGGCGGCTCGCCTTATCACCATGCTCATAATACGTTGAACGTGAGCGTAAAAGAAGGCGCTCTGCATCAGTAGTTATGAGATGAGAGACAAATGGCTAATTGCTGatctatttttttttatcttgcaCGATATATCATTAATTTTGGCAGAACGAGTTTTATTTAACTGCGCAGAATAAGAGATGATTTGGCCCCGTAGGTAGGCTTTTAATGATTCCCACAGCAGAGAACAAGAGATGGGTTCATTGTCGTTTTGATTGTTTGTAATaaaattatcaattgaaattgCAATAAATGTATTACATTTGTCATCTGACAACAGCAAAGTATTAAACCTCCACGGCGTTGAGTATCGTGGTTGTGGTGAAATCCAAATATCCGGTGAAATCCAAATATCCAGAGAAAGTGGAGCGTGGTTGGAAATTACAATAGGGTGATATTTAACTGACGACACTTTGGTAATAAGTTTGGCATCGATGAAGAAATAATCAATTCGAGAAAAGGATTTGTGCATATGAGAAAAGAAGGAATATTCCTTAATGCGGGGGTATAGAATCTCCAGGGGTCAACGCAGCCGTTCTTGGACATGAAATCAGAAAGAGTTTTTGACATGAGTGATGCGGTCAGCGTTTTAGGAGAAGAACGATCTAGACTGGGATCGACAACGAGGTTCATATCCCCTCCAAATATAAGCAGGTTAttatgcagtgacggaagacaTTCAAAAAGCTTGTTCATGAAGTGTGGGTTATCAACATTTGGGGCATAAATATTGACTAACGATACAGGAACATGAAACAGTGTGCCTGAgataattaaatatctgccattGTCATCGCTATACACTTGGAAGATGTGAAATTAACAGACTTACCAATTAAAATGGCAACCCCTCTggagttacggcccgtccacacagcggcgtgcgctgacgcttgccggcgggcgtgtctgacactcgaccaacaaccaatcacatgaatctcccgcccctgacacacaagcagcggtttaatttgctagagcttgtactggcatatgattcgattggctgacgcctcgccgaggcgtcaaaagttgaacattgctcaacttttgcagcgagacacgccagctacgctccacgtcgcttcccacgatgcatttcggctaaaagtgacgtcaccccattcaaagtgaatggggaagcgtcaacgcacgctgatgagtggacgggccgtgaatGGAACACCTCAGAAACCCATGGACACTTAAGCGTGACCTGGTCTGTGGAGCGCATATGGGTTTCTTGTAGAAACATTATGTCTGCATTAAGTCGTTTCAGATGAGCAAATACCCTGGATCTCTACCTTTAATGTTCCAGCTTACAAACTCCACTGGTGAGCCAGTATGAGCGATTCCTAAATTGCTAGTATTGGTGGACATTTACTGAGGACTTTCTATAAAGAGAGAACTGACTATGAAGCACCACCCAGAAAGAGACATAGAGGGAAACAAAGCAATAgaacaaataaattaaattaaaactgcggtcgcagtgatgagcgggccctcgcgtccgtgcgcctgtcggggagggcagACGGTtgtcccggcgtcaagcagacgCGCGCGAGTCCTCGgaaatgagccgtttgtcatTTCTCAAATGTTCGTGTCCCAGACTCCCAGGTCCTCCGGCAGCGACCCGGAAACGGATGTTGGCGCGCCGTCTGGAAGGAAAACACATTTCTCTCAAGGGTCGTCGAGGATTGATTATCgaggaggctgtctggaggagccgtaatcgaggatacactgatttagaggagaaaggagagaggagtctctaTGGAgcagctataaccgagggtacaaagatgtagaggagagaggaTTCTCTCTGGatgagctataaccgagggtacactgatgcagaggagagaggagagaggagctataaccgatgTATTCTCCGGAGTCGATTTCAGTCAACAGTGATTTTTAAAAGAGGCGTGACGCATGGCTGGACTTATGTTAACGAAGTACAGCTCTGCAAACTGTTGCTGTTGTGATTATAAGTTATTTAAGATGATCAAATGTGCatcagactttctgccctttaccGTTTGTTTACTCACTAATCACATCTCCCCTGGATGTGaggctatttttttttttaatacaactgctttcattgtgaggcgatgtttacagtgaaaacagctgctgaggtcagtgcagaaagcagaacagtgtgtataatatatatcgctcAATAATACCAGGCCTACATTTCACACTTTATTTGTAGGCTTTAGGAGATATCTACAAATAAACAATAGATATTTTTCATGAAACCatatagtgcttcacataataaaatatacaagggctgtagcctgatatttattatatgcttgaggagctgtttgtgtttgttcgCAAGCGATAACCATGCAAAACCCATGTGACTGGCCTCGCGCGGCCTATCAGCCGTCATAATTTCCGAACCTTTTCTGTGCTTTTGCCGGTCGTTTTCCCTGTTTTTGGGTGTGTTTCGGAGGTTTATCGGTCGCTGCCCGACCGATTTCAATAGGGTCTTCGCCGACCTCTggtctcagaccctaataataataatagcaataataattgggagggggggtGAGGCTGTGATTatgatttccttgctctcactgagacctggattactccatccaacacatccaccccagcagctctctccacagcatatatattcttctcccatacacccagacccactggcagaggaggtggcactggtctcctgctctctcccaaatggagcttttccctcttcaagctacctaacttcactccttccacctttgaattccatgccgtcacagtaacccatcctatacaattaaccattgttgttctctaccgtccaccaggcgccttgggggacttcttgga is part of the Pseudochaenichthys georgianus chromosome 24, fPseGeo1.2, whole genome shotgun sequence genome and harbors:
- the LOC117440146 gene encoding uncharacterized protein isoform X1, whose protein sequence is MGCLAGLGWFILLVAVVNIEAQNKPPIEINSKCLGNLLRVDVSRLGGSFLEVSAVINNSSIILTPSLSSKCGFTIKKYHLGNAVIYASIQNCFAQNVDDKAFTTKLGLRLQSDNVVDKFYLVEETCYYSAWASREIICKPNYMEVSVKKAAPNDYNLPAYPYSDPRKAAEQPMDAGFRIATVVFLTPEERVMQVDEAQRNGYGISSTSTRLVLRSPNPSRETYTKDVAGVPMTVLSTSIIFEKTKLTTQLYAGAACPRAQGGVFFTETSIRWFLPRRIAPLICPKYFRLLEVNMGVNGRKLEASEISARSYSLTLDYLYVIVEIPIGAAGCQIKSHAQDGQYFTSYMNELMLELLWTEDNTNEDTRYRVFLPVETPLQLQPPQVIDATVPKEMMFKVLIGPVGYDVMLKNIRSPYEVLSLADCFARGFKVFDNMSPNGCSKVYTVEVPFTDRVVGQMKEMGVTIYTLYLTFGFLVLPKHAPFTATAYLRAKLEDIDPPSAAPPSADPPSAAPPSAAPPSVAPPSAAPPSVAPPSAAPPSVAPPSVAPPSAAPPSAVPPSAAPPSVAPPSVAPPSVAPPSVAPPSAAPPSVAPPSISGSCDDKNFYVLVKYGTKGFNFQTIMGKRMLNESLAQQYGIMGNDTHFSLIVPSSAADATVEAVESSSIRSRLDVTLRYPKTNKTIQYFSLACNFVTKLIECFPNGTITAMAITLESVPSLNPRRLTLRDPACGPTYSNDQYAYFVFTANSCGTTRKFLPNMMLYENEISITDELELGKLSQSKEPEFELKVLCYYDINTNQAMGFNSRPRRSEPYADDARGEMQVEMRVALDDSYSAFHRVEDDPITKYLQQPLYFEVELMGSYNPKVSLELAHCWATLEEDKMSLPQWDLIVNGCANSRDPHPVIFHSVLPKGRVHYPSNFKRFEVPMFAFAEDKDNLNRQVFVHCEVVICDVRNPVDVQCSDQDNTMKGQKLAVSDDPGFKSVTSGPIIIMRS
- the LOC117440146 gene encoding uncharacterized protein isoform X2, which encodes MGCLAGLGWFILLVAVVNIEAQNKPPIEINSKCLGNLLRVDVSRLGGSFLEVSAVINNSSIILTPSLSSKCGFTIKKYHLGNAVIYASIQNCFAQNVDDKAFTTKLGLRLQSDNVVDKFYLVEETCYYSAWASREIICKPNYMEVSVKKAAPNDYNLPAYPYSDPRKAAEPMDAGFRIATVVFLTPEERVMQVDEAQRNGYGISSTSTRLVLRSPNPSRETYTKDVAGVPMTVLSTSIIFEKTKLTTQLYAGAACPRAQGGVFFTETSIRWFLPRRIAPLICPKYFRLLEVNMGVNGRKLEASEISARSYSLTLDYLYVIVEIPIGAAGCQIKSHAQDGQYFTSYMNELMLELLWTEDNTNEDTRYRVFLPVETPLQLQPPQVIDATVPKEMMFKVLIGPVGYDVMLKNIRSPYEVLSLADCFARGFKVFDNMSPNGCSKVYTVEVPFTDRVVGQMKEMGVTIYTLYLTFGFLVLPKHAPFTATAYLRAKLEDIDPPSAAPPSADPPSAAPPSAAPPSVAPPSAAPPSVAPPSAAPPSVAPPSVAPPSAAPPSAVPPSAAPPSVAPPSVAPPSVAPPSVAPPSAAPPSVAPPSISGSCDDKNFYVLVKYGTKGFNFQTIMGKRMLNESLAQQYGIMGNDTHFSLIVPSSAADATVEAVESSSIRSRLDVTLRYPKTNKTIQYFSLACNFVTKLIECFPNGTITAMAITLESVPSLNPRRLTLRDPACGPTYSNDQYAYFVFTANSCGTTRKFLPNMMLYENEISITDELELGKLSQSKEPEFELKVLCYYDINTNQAMGFNSRPRRSEPYADDARGEMQVEMRVALDDSYSAFHRVEDDPITKYLQQPLYFEVELMGSYNPKVSLELAHCWATLEEDKMSLPQWDLIVNGCANSRDPHPVIFHSVLPKGRVHYPSNFKRFEVPMFAFAEDKDNLNRQVFVHCEVVICDVRNPVDVQCSDQDNTMKGQKLAVSDDPGFKSVTSGPIIIMRS